In Drosophila yakuba strain Tai18E2 chromosome 2R, Prin_Dyak_Tai18E2_2.1, whole genome shotgun sequence, a single genomic region encodes these proteins:
- the LOC6529967 gene encoding E3 ubiquitin-protein ligase RNF125, translating to MVQQGLDSTNCCREQSEGGDAPPSFSADQDGEPDLCAFCLDRIQIPEKLHCNHAFCKSCLALYREARNWVAKRCPICRRRLDMDDQVPRRLRDDWRLFGFMMLPLMLLSLGPFYLLLLYW from the exons ATGGTACAGCAGGGCCTCGATTCGACGAACTGCTGCAGAGAGCAGAGTGAGGGCGGCGATGCCCCACCGTCTTTCAGTGCGGATCAGGATGGAGAGCCGGATTTGTGTGCCTTTTGCCTGGATCGCATACAGATTCCGGAGAAGCTGCACTGCAACCACGCGTTCTGCAAAAGCTGCTTAGCACTGTACAGGGAAGCCCGCAACTGGGTGGCCAAGCGTTGTCCCATCTGCCGGCGCCGCCTGGACATGGACGACCAGGTGCCCAGGCGGTTGCGCGAT GACTGGCgtctttttggttttatgaTGCTACCGCTGATGCTGCTCAGTCTTGGCcctttttatttgctgttgcTCTACTGGTGA